The Vulpes vulpes isolate BD-2025 chromosome 8, VulVul3, whole genome shotgun sequence genome has a window encoding:
- the STYK1 gene encoding tyrosine-protein kinase STYK1 isoform X2, with protein sequence MARKLLECSLSDKLCVVREQQYEIIIIPTILVGIFLILLAVILWLFIRGQRAQQPSPGLRGTGPVSPSRGRSWEAAGHGGSVFVPLTEKSMESVLQTTTHALAKLQVPREQLSEVLEQIHKGSYGAIYRTKMHSGDTDKPKSVILKALKEPAGLHEVQDFLGRIQFYQYLGKHKNLVQLEGCCTERLPLYMVLEDVAQGDLLSFLWTCRRDVMTMNSLLYDLTEKQVYHIGSQVLLALEFLQDKHLFHGDVAARNILIQSDLTAKLCGLGLAYEVHARGAIPATHMVPLKWLAPERLLLRPAGIRGDVWSFGILLYEMVTLGAPPYPEVPPTSILQHLQRRKIMKKPSSCTHTIFSCSPFRYSLMKSCWRWSEESRPSLQELHSRLETAAQTADDKAVLQVPELVVPELYAAVAGISMDSLSYSYSIL encoded by the exons ATGGCACGAAAGCTACTGGAATGCAGTCTCAGTGACAAGCTGTGTG TTGTCCGGGAGCAGCAGTATGAGATCATCATCATCCCAACCATTCTGGTAGGCATCTTCCTCATCCTTCTTGCGGTCATCCTGTGGCTTTTTATCAGAGGACAAAGAGCTCAACAGCCGTCTCCTGGACTCCGAG GCACTGGCCCTGTGTCTCCATCTAGGGGCCGAAGCTGGGAGGCAGCAGGACATGGAGGAAGTGTGTTTGTGCCACTTACGGAGAAATCAATGGAAAGTGTCCTACAAACTACCACTCATGCTCTGGCTAAGCTGCAAGTGCCCCGAGAGCAACTCTCTGAAGTTCTGGAGCAGATTCACAAGGGTAGTTATGGAGCTATCTATCGAACCAAGATGCACAGTGGGGACACTGATAAGCCAAAGAGTGTTATCCTCAAGGCTTTGAAAG AACCAGCTGGGCTCCACGAGGTGCAGGATTTCTTAGGGAGAATCCAATTCTATCAGTACCTGGGGAAGCACAAGAACCTGGTACAGCTGGAAGGCTGCTGCACAGAAAGGCTGCCACTCTATATGGTGCTGGAGGATGTGGCCCAAGGCGACCTGCTCAGCTTTCTCTGGACCTGTCGGCGG gATGTAATGACCATGAACAGCCTTCTCTATGATCTTACAGAAAAACAAGTATATCACATTGGGAGTCAGGTCCTCCTGGCTTTG GAATTTCTCCAGGATAAGCATCTGTTCCATGGGGATGTGGCAGCTAGAAATATCCTGATCCAAAGTGATCTTACTGCTAAGCTCTGTGGACTGGGCCTGGCTTATGAAGTCCATGCCCGAGGGGCCATCCCGGCTACTCACATGGTACCTCTCAAGTGGCTCGCCCCAGAACGGCTTCTGCTGAGACCAGCTGGCATCAGAGGAGATGT CTGGTCTTTTGGGATCCTGCTTTATGAGATGGTGACTCTAG GGGCACCACCATATCCTGAAGTCCCTCCTACCAGCATCCTACAGCATctccagagaaggaaaatcatGAAGAAACCCAGTAGTTGCACACATACCAT TTTCTCTTGTTCCCCTTTCAGGTATAGTCTTATGAAGTCCTGCTGGCGCTGGAGTGAGGAGAGCCGCCCCTCACTTCAAGAGCTACACTCACGCCTAGAAACTGCTGCTCAAACTGCAGATGACAAAGCTGTGTTGCAAGTACCAGAGTTGGTGGTGCCTGAACTGTATGCAGCTGTGGCTGGTATCAGCATGGACAGCCTCTCCTATAGCTACAGCATCCTTTGA
- the STYK1 gene encoding tyrosine-protein kinase STYK1 isoform X3 yields the protein MARKLLECSLSDKLCVVREQQYEIIIIPTILVGIFLILLAVILWLFIRGQRAQQPSPGLRGTGPVSPSRGRSWEAAGHGGSVFVPLTEKSMESVLQTTTHALAKLQVPREQLSEVLEQIHKGSYGAIYRTKMHSGDTDKPKSVILKALKEPAGLHEVQDFLGRIQFYQYLGKHKNLVQLEGCCTERLPLYMVLEDVAQGDLLSFLWTCRRDVMTMNSLLYDLTEKQVYHIGSQVLLALEFLQDKHLFHGDVAARNILIQSDLTAKLCGLGLAYEVHARGAIPATHMVPLKWLAPERLLLRPAGIRGDVWSFGILLYEMVTLGAPPYPEVPPTSILQHLQRRKIMKKPSSCTHTMYSLMKSCWRWSEESRPSLQELHSRLETAAQTADDKAVLQVPELVVPELYAAVAGISMDSLSYSYSIL from the exons ATGGCACGAAAGCTACTGGAATGCAGTCTCAGTGACAAGCTGTGTG TTGTCCGGGAGCAGCAGTATGAGATCATCATCATCCCAACCATTCTGGTAGGCATCTTCCTCATCCTTCTTGCGGTCATCCTGTGGCTTTTTATCAGAGGACAAAGAGCTCAACAGCCGTCTCCTGGACTCCGAG GCACTGGCCCTGTGTCTCCATCTAGGGGCCGAAGCTGGGAGGCAGCAGGACATGGAGGAAGTGTGTTTGTGCCACTTACGGAGAAATCAATGGAAAGTGTCCTACAAACTACCACTCATGCTCTGGCTAAGCTGCAAGTGCCCCGAGAGCAACTCTCTGAAGTTCTGGAGCAGATTCACAAGGGTAGTTATGGAGCTATCTATCGAACCAAGATGCACAGTGGGGACACTGATAAGCCAAAGAGTGTTATCCTCAAGGCTTTGAAAG AACCAGCTGGGCTCCACGAGGTGCAGGATTTCTTAGGGAGAATCCAATTCTATCAGTACCTGGGGAAGCACAAGAACCTGGTACAGCTGGAAGGCTGCTGCACAGAAAGGCTGCCACTCTATATGGTGCTGGAGGATGTGGCCCAAGGCGACCTGCTCAGCTTTCTCTGGACCTGTCGGCGG gATGTAATGACCATGAACAGCCTTCTCTATGATCTTACAGAAAAACAAGTATATCACATTGGGAGTCAGGTCCTCCTGGCTTTG GAATTTCTCCAGGATAAGCATCTGTTCCATGGGGATGTGGCAGCTAGAAATATCCTGATCCAAAGTGATCTTACTGCTAAGCTCTGTGGACTGGGCCTGGCTTATGAAGTCCATGCCCGAGGGGCCATCCCGGCTACTCACATGGTACCTCTCAAGTGGCTCGCCCCAGAACGGCTTCTGCTGAGACCAGCTGGCATCAGAGGAGATGT CTGGTCTTTTGGGATCCTGCTTTATGAGATGGTGACTCTAG GGGCACCACCATATCCTGAAGTCCCTCCTACCAGCATCCTACAGCATctccagagaaggaaaatcatGAAGAAACCCAGTAGTTGCACACATACCAT GTATAGTCTTATGAAGTCCTGCTGGCGCTGGAGTGAGGAGAGCCGCCCCTCACTTCAAGAGCTACACTCACGCCTAGAAACTGCTGCTCAAACTGCAGATGACAAAGCTGTGTTGCAAGTACCAGAGTTGGTGGTGCCTGAACTGTATGCAGCTGTGGCTGGTATCAGCATGGACAGCCTCTCCTATAGCTACAGCATCCTTTGA
- the STYK1 gene encoding tyrosine-protein kinase STYK1 isoform X1: protein MIFSPLWLVPLHPKAEWPEEGHYRVPESLGIILSGALCILLGPRKGADSCVGLGDERSMARKLLECSLSDKLCVVREQQYEIIIIPTILVGIFLILLAVILWLFIRGQRAQQPSPGLRGTGPVSPSRGRSWEAAGHGGSVFVPLTEKSMESVLQTTTHALAKLQVPREQLSEVLEQIHKGSYGAIYRTKMHSGDTDKPKSVILKALKEPAGLHEVQDFLGRIQFYQYLGKHKNLVQLEGCCTERLPLYMVLEDVAQGDLLSFLWTCRRDVMTMNSLLYDLTEKQVYHIGSQVLLALEFLQDKHLFHGDVAARNILIQSDLTAKLCGLGLAYEVHARGAIPATHMVPLKWLAPERLLLRPAGIRGDVWSFGILLYEMVTLGAPPYPEVPPTSILQHLQRRKIMKKPSSCTHTMYSLMKSCWRWSEESRPSLQELHSRLETAAQTADDKAVLQVPELVVPELYAAVAGISMDSLSYSYSIL, encoded by the exons agtacCTGAGTCCTTGGGAATTATTCTCAGTGGTGCTCTGTGCATTCTCTTAGGGCCAAGAAAAGGAGCAGACAGCTGTGTTGGCCTGGGAGATGAGAGGAGCATGGCACGAAAGCTACTGGAATGCAGTCTCAGTGACAAGCTGTGTG TTGTCCGGGAGCAGCAGTATGAGATCATCATCATCCCAACCATTCTGGTAGGCATCTTCCTCATCCTTCTTGCGGTCATCCTGTGGCTTTTTATCAGAGGACAAAGAGCTCAACAGCCGTCTCCTGGACTCCGAG GCACTGGCCCTGTGTCTCCATCTAGGGGCCGAAGCTGGGAGGCAGCAGGACATGGAGGAAGTGTGTTTGTGCCACTTACGGAGAAATCAATGGAAAGTGTCCTACAAACTACCACTCATGCTCTGGCTAAGCTGCAAGTGCCCCGAGAGCAACTCTCTGAAGTTCTGGAGCAGATTCACAAGGGTAGTTATGGAGCTATCTATCGAACCAAGATGCACAGTGGGGACACTGATAAGCCAAAGAGTGTTATCCTCAAGGCTTTGAAAG AACCAGCTGGGCTCCACGAGGTGCAGGATTTCTTAGGGAGAATCCAATTCTATCAGTACCTGGGGAAGCACAAGAACCTGGTACAGCTGGAAGGCTGCTGCACAGAAAGGCTGCCACTCTATATGGTGCTGGAGGATGTGGCCCAAGGCGACCTGCTCAGCTTTCTCTGGACCTGTCGGCGG gATGTAATGACCATGAACAGCCTTCTCTATGATCTTACAGAAAAACAAGTATATCACATTGGGAGTCAGGTCCTCCTGGCTTTG GAATTTCTCCAGGATAAGCATCTGTTCCATGGGGATGTGGCAGCTAGAAATATCCTGATCCAAAGTGATCTTACTGCTAAGCTCTGTGGACTGGGCCTGGCTTATGAAGTCCATGCCCGAGGGGCCATCCCGGCTACTCACATGGTACCTCTCAAGTGGCTCGCCCCAGAACGGCTTCTGCTGAGACCAGCTGGCATCAGAGGAGATGT CTGGTCTTTTGGGATCCTGCTTTATGAGATGGTGACTCTAG GGGCACCACCATATCCTGAAGTCCCTCCTACCAGCATCCTACAGCATctccagagaaggaaaatcatGAAGAAACCCAGTAGTTGCACACATACCAT GTATAGTCTTATGAAGTCCTGCTGGCGCTGGAGTGAGGAGAGCCGCCCCTCACTTCAAGAGCTACACTCACGCCTAGAAACTGCTGCTCAAACTGCAGATGACAAAGCTGTGTTGCAAGTACCAGAGTTGGTGGTGCCTGAACTGTATGCAGCTGTGGCTGGTATCAGCATGGACAGCCTCTCCTATAGCTACAGCATCCTTTGA